A stretch of Gammaproteobacteria bacterium DNA encodes these proteins:
- a CDS encoding glycine zipper 2TM domain-containing protein: MNKSLVVGALFGAAVATAAGGFAGYKMLSTPEYADVVAVTAVTERVETPREECHDQVVTRKKPVKDQHKITGTVIGAVAGGLLGDAIGGGGSNTAAKVAGAAAGGYAGNKTQQKMQENATYQTTERVCKTVVDVSERTVGYDVQYRIGETPGQVRMDYDPGNSIPLQDGQLVIARSAAQTR, encoded by the coding sequence ATGAACAAATCATTGGTGGTTGGCGCCCTTTTTGGCGCCGCCGTTGCAACGGCCGCCGGCGGATTCGCCGGCTACAAGATGCTCAGCACGCCCGAATACGCCGACGTGGTGGCCGTGACCGCTGTAACCGAACGGGTGGAAACGCCGCGCGAGGAGTGCCACGACCAGGTCGTGACCCGCAAGAAGCCGGTCAAGGACCAGCACAAGATCACCGGCACCGTGATCGGTGCGGTCGCCGGTGGCCTGCTCGGCGATGCGATCGGCGGCGGTGGCAGCAACACCGCGGCCAAGGTCGCGGGCGCTGCCGCAGGCGGTTACGCGGGCAACAAGACCCAGCAAAAAATGCAGGAGAACGCCACCTACCAGACCACCGAACGGGTGTGCAAGACGGTGGTGGATGTCAGCGAGCGTACCGTCGGTTACGACGTGCAGTACCGGATCGGGGAGACTCCCGGTCAAGTGCGCATGGACTACGACCCCGGCAACAGCATCCCGCTGCAGGACGGCCAGCTGGTCATCGCGCGCAGCGCGGCACAGACGCGCTGA
- a CDS encoding P1 family peptidase: MNKNRLSLLVAGTALLCAALAADVQARARDLGIPFEGTPGALDAITDVRGIEVGHHTLISGAANAPDGGPVVRSGVTAILPRGRNNPTDAVFAGWFSQNGNGEMSGTTWVEESGLMYGPVMITNTHSVGVVRDAVIGWALDRFDIDTEDWWSLPVVGETWDGWLNDINGFHVHPEHARLALDGARGGAVAEGNVGGGTGMICYEFKGGIGTASRLVQDESGNYTVGVLVQANFGSREQLLVAGVPVGREIPEEPAYAGLAAKRSDRDMGSIIAVVATDAPLLPHQLKRIARRVSMGIARTGSVASNSSGDIFIAFSTANEGAALASGLPALKMLPNERITPFFEATVYAVEEAIINALVAAETMDGYAGHRAIELPEERLRAVLRTYNRLDE; this comes from the coding sequence GTGAACAAGAACCGGCTGTCCCTGCTGGTTGCCGGCACCGCGCTGCTGTGCGCGGCGCTGGCGGCGGATGTTCAGGCGCGTGCCCGCGACCTCGGGATTCCGTTCGAGGGCACGCCCGGAGCGCTCGACGCCATCACCGATGTGCGCGGCATCGAGGTTGGCCACCACACCCTGATTTCCGGCGCAGCCAATGCACCCGACGGCGGACCCGTGGTGCGCAGCGGCGTGACCGCCATCCTGCCACGTGGGCGCAACAATCCGACGGATGCGGTGTTTGCCGGCTGGTTCAGCCAGAACGGCAACGGCGAGATGAGCGGCACCACCTGGGTCGAGGAATCCGGGCTGATGTACGGCCCGGTGATGATCACCAATACCCACAGCGTCGGCGTGGTGCGCGATGCGGTGATCGGCTGGGCGCTCGATCGTTTCGATATCGACACCGAGGACTGGTGGTCGCTGCCGGTGGTGGGCGAGACCTGGGACGGCTGGCTGAACGATATCAACGGCTTTCATGTGCACCCGGAACATGCGCGCCTGGCGCTCGATGGCGCGCGCGGCGGCGCCGTGGCCGAGGGCAACGTCGGCGGCGGTACCGGCATGATCTGCTACGAATTCAAGGGCGGCATCGGCACCGCATCGCGCCTGGTGCAGGACGAGTCCGGCAACTACACCGTCGGCGTGCTGGTACAGGCCAATTTCGGCAGCCGCGAACAACTGCTGGTTGCCGGCGTGCCGGTCGGCCGCGAGATACCCGAGGAGCCGGCTTACGCGGGCCTCGCCGCGAAACGCAGCGACCGCGACATGGGCTCGATCATCGCGGTGGTCGCGACCGACGCGCCGCTGCTGCCGCACCAGCTGAAACGCATCGCGCGGCGCGTGAGCATGGGCATTGCGCGCACCGGCAGCGTGGCCAGCAATTCCTCCGGCGATATCTTTATCGCGTTCTCCACCGCCAACGAGGGCGCGGCACTCGCGAGCGGATTGCCGGCGCTGAAGATGCTGCCCAACGAACGCATCACGCCGTTCTTCGAAGCCACCGTGTACGCGGTGGAAGAAGCGATCATCAATGCGCTGGTCGCGGCCGAAACCATGGACGGCTACGCCGGCCATCGCGCGATCGAATTGCCCGAGGAACGGCTGCGTGCGGTGCTGCGCACGTACAACCGCCTCGACGAGTGA
- a CDS encoding amidohydrolase family protein: protein MMRNLGGALLLALGLVVGGCAEPEPKLPVADTIYHNGYVYTVDGARHIAQAVALRGDRIEFVGSDADAFAYKGADTRMVNLEGRMMMPGLHDAHVHPLGVVQPDICDLASEPMPLAALVGFLQECIERYRIAPGEWMVVPQWSFAIGNDPDAQYPTLRSALDAASSEHPILLRGNDGHHAAANSLALARARDTSGQAIGFSRETLAGVFAGQRELVGVDGDGEPSGGLTEGAIGLLGAPGFFQIGDPATLMPAIATVFREQGITSIMDAASDPAHLEWFRTLEDSGQMHFRMRAALIKGFDDIMARPGLDDIPAVVTEFTALREKMARESKLIRADAVKIFVDGVIEGNPLAVPPTLPNAAVLEPYRQPIFGGDPESGTFDVTGYVDTGSVACQQAGAALADPKLGAQFVAENGFHPAQCTVSRGVLEADEAFIDAYADAMSKAGFSVHMHAIGDRAVRVAVNALARSPAIDPARPHSIAHAQLVHPDEQKRIGDAGLVVTFTHAWSEPNLPYDMSVIPFIEQLEGGAADLYKPGYYMDNVYPTRGIIANGGTVAAGSDAPVDQRDPRPFVNLEQAVTRADPERATEVVLNAAQRLSIDEAIAAYTINGARALGQEALTGSIEAGKKADLIVLDQNLVQLAERGDAWRISDTKVLRVVFDGKEVLVRP, encoded by the coding sequence ATGATGCGTAATCTTGGCGGAGCCCTGTTGCTGGCCCTCGGGCTTGTCGTTGGCGGATGTGCGGAACCGGAGCCGAAGCTGCCGGTGGCCGACACGATCTACCACAATGGTTATGTCTACACGGTGGATGGCGCGCGTCATATCGCCCAGGCGGTGGCGTTGCGCGGTGACCGCATCGAGTTCGTGGGCAGTGACGCGGATGCTTTTGCCTACAAGGGCGCGGATACGCGGATGGTCAATCTCGAGGGCCGCATGATGATGCCCGGGCTGCACGATGCGCACGTGCATCCGCTCGGCGTGGTGCAGCCCGATATCTGCGACCTGGCGAGCGAGCCGATGCCGCTCGCGGCGCTGGTCGGTTTTTTGCAGGAATGCATCGAGCGTTACCGGATCGCGCCGGGTGAATGGATGGTAGTGCCGCAGTGGAGCTTTGCGATTGGCAACGATCCGGATGCGCAATACCCGACGCTGCGCAGCGCGCTCGATGCGGCCTCGAGTGAACACCCGATCCTGTTGCGTGGCAATGACGGACACCACGCGGCGGCGAATTCGCTGGCCCTGGCGCGGGCGCGCGATACCAGCGGCCAGGCCATCGGATTTTCCAGGGAAACCCTTGCGGGTGTCTTTGCCGGTCAGCGTGAACTGGTGGGGGTGGATGGCGACGGTGAACCGAGTGGTGGCCTGACCGAGGGCGCGATCGGTCTGCTCGGTGCGCCGGGCTTTTTCCAGATCGGAGATCCCGCGACGCTGATGCCGGCGATCGCCACGGTTTTCCGCGAGCAGGGCATCACCTCGATCATGGATGCGGCATCCGATCCCGCCCACCTCGAGTGGTTCCGCACGCTCGAGGATTCCGGGCAGATGCACTTCCGCATGCGGGCCGCGCTGATCAAGGGTTTCGACGACATCATGGCGCGCCCGGGGCTCGACGACATCCCCGCGGTGGTCACGGAATTCACCGCGTTGCGCGAGAAAATGGCGCGCGAGAGCAAGCTCATCCGCGCCGATGCGGTCAAGATCTTTGTCGATGGCGTGATCGAGGGCAATCCGCTGGCGGTACCGCCCACGCTGCCCAATGCCGCGGTGCTCGAGCCCTACCGCCAGCCAATATTCGGCGGTGATCCGGAGAGCGGGACTTTCGATGTCACGGGCTACGTCGATACCGGCTCGGTGGCCTGCCAGCAGGCAGGGGCGGCACTCGCGGATCCAAAGCTCGGGGCGCAGTTTGTCGCAGAAAACGGATTCCATCCTGCCCAGTGCACGGTGAGCCGCGGCGTGCTCGAAGCCGATGAAGCCTTCATCGATGCGTATGCCGATGCGATGAGCAAGGCCGGCTTCTCGGTGCATATGCATGCCATCGGCGATCGCGCGGTGCGGGTGGCGGTCAATGCACTCGCAAGATCTCCGGCCATCGATCCGGCCCGCCCGCACTCGATCGCTCATGCCCAGCTGGTGCACCCGGACGAGCAGAAGCGCATTGGCGATGCCGGGCTGGTCGTCACGTTCACCCACGCCTGGTCGGAGCCGAACCTGCCCTACGACATGTCGGTGATTCCGTTTATCGAGCAGCTGGAGGGCGGGGCGGCCGATCTCTATAAGCCGGGCTACTACATGGACAATGTCTACCCGACGCGCGGCATCATCGCCAACGGCGGCACGGTCGCCGCCGGCAGCGATGCCCCGGTCGATCAGCGTGATCCACGGCCGTTCGTGAATCTCGAGCAGGCGGTTACGCGCGCCGATCCGGAGCGCGCAACCGAAGTGGTGCTCAATGCGGCCCAGCGCTTGAGCATCGATGAGGCGATCGCGGCCTACACCATCAACGGCGCCCGCGCCCTCGGGCAGGAAGCGTTGACGGGTTCCATCGAGGCCGGCAAGAAAGCCGACCTGATCGTGCTCGACCAGAACCTGGTACAGCTCGCCGAGCGCGGCGATGCCTGGCGCATCAGCGACACGAAGGTGTTGCGCGTCGTGTTCGATGGGAAAGAGGTGCTGGTGCGTCCCTGA
- a CDS encoding alpha/beta hydrolase, with translation MFESSFVSAADQTEIFFTAWPIEKRRAIVLIAHGAAEHAGRYARAAGVLNKAGYGVAALDHRGHGRTGQAAKLGVFADQDGWNRAVADIHQLVNRTRDYHPGEPVVLLGHSMGSIMTQQYIAEHGDSIDAAILSGSALIDGFSELVPLIEAEVAANGRETPSRVMAEMMGAGVNEGIENPRTDYDWLSRDHQEVQAYIDDPLCGFELSAGAWLDMIKHNRIPKHAADFLTIPKELPLYVFAGECDPINQNLGALQELLRRYATAGLRNVAWRFYAGARHELLNETNREQASADLLRWLDAHIAPATA, from the coding sequence ATGTTCGAATCCAGTTTTGTTTCCGCCGCCGATCAAACGGAAATTTTTTTCACTGCCTGGCCTATCGAGAAGCGCCGCGCCATCGTGCTGATCGCGCATGGCGCGGCCGAACACGCGGGACGCTATGCGCGCGCGGCCGGGGTGCTGAACAAGGCTGGCTACGGCGTGGCTGCACTCGATCATCGCGGACACGGACGCACCGGACAGGCCGCAAAGCTCGGTGTATTCGCCGACCAGGACGGCTGGAATCGCGCAGTGGCGGATATTCACCAACTGGTCAACAGGACGCGCGACTATCACCCTGGTGAACCGGTCGTGCTGCTGGGTCACAGCATGGGTTCGATCATGACCCAGCAATACATTGCCGAACATGGCGACAGTATCGATGCCGCGATACTCAGCGGCTCCGCGCTGATCGATGGTTTCAGCGAGCTGGTGCCGCTGATCGAGGCCGAGGTCGCGGCCAACGGACGCGAGACGCCGAGTCGGGTGATGGCCGAGATGATGGGGGCGGGCGTCAATGAGGGAATCGAGAACCCGCGCACGGATTATGACTGGCTGAGCCGCGATCACCAGGAGGTGCAGGCATATATCGACGATCCACTGTGTGGTTTCGAGTTGAGCGCGGGTGCCTGGCTCGACATGATCAAGCACAATCGCATCCCGAAGCACGCGGCGGATTTCCTGACGATCCCCAAGGAATTGCCGCTGTACGTGTTTGCCGGCGAATGCGACCCGATCAACCAGAACCTCGGCGCGCTGCAGGAACTGTTGCGTCGCTACGCCACCGCGGGTCTGCGCAACGTGGCCTGGCGTTTTTACGCCGGGGCGCGTCACGAACTGCTGAACGAAACCAATCGCGAACAGGCGAGCGCGGATCTGCTGCGCTGGCTCGATGCCCATATCGCTCCGGCAACTGCCTGA
- a CDS encoding NAD-dependent succinate-semialdehyde dehydrogenase, whose product MNLMLKDPSLLRTQAFVDGRWIDADGGELLAVFNPATGATVAEVAKCGQAETRRAIEAAERAQKPWAARTAKDRAVLLRKLFDLMMANQDDLARILTAEQGKPLAEARGEIAYSANFVDWFSEEAKRVYGDTIPAPGTDKRIVVIKQAIGVVACITPWNFPSAMLGRKLAPALAAGCAVVCKPANNTPLSAFAIAALAERAGFPPGVINMVCGRTREIGDEMCANPAVRKLTFTGSTPVGKELMAKCAATVKRTSMELGGNAPFIVFDDADLDAAVTGAIASKYRNAGQTCVCANRMLVQDGVYEAFTGKLAEAIKQFRLGDGSEDGINMGPLIDEGAANDVLAFVEDAVAKGAKVLAGGGRGALGGSFVEPTILTDVNQDMRVFQEEIFGPVAPIFRFATEQEAIALANDTPFGLASYFYARDIGRIWRVAEGLEYGIVGINEGIISTEVAPFGGMKESGSGREGSHYGMDDYLEIKYLCMGGIDQ is encoded by the coding sequence ATGAATCTGATGCTCAAGGATCCTTCGCTACTGCGCACGCAGGCCTTCGTCGATGGCCGCTGGATCGACGCCGACGGCGGCGAACTGCTCGCGGTGTTCAACCCCGCGACCGGCGCCACGGTGGCCGAGGTCGCCAAATGCGGCCAGGCCGAGACGCGCCGTGCCATCGAGGCGGCCGAACGCGCGCAGAAACCCTGGGCCGCGCGCACGGCCAAGGATCGCGCGGTGCTGCTGCGCAAGCTGTTCGACCTGATGATGGCGAACCAGGACGATCTCGCGCGCATCCTCACCGCCGAGCAGGGCAAACCGCTGGCCGAGGCGCGCGGAGAAATTGCCTACAGCGCGAACTTCGTCGACTGGTTCTCGGAGGAGGCCAAGAGGGTCTACGGCGATACCATCCCGGCACCCGGCACCGACAAGCGGATCGTGGTGATCAAGCAGGCAATCGGGGTGGTGGCCTGCATCACGCCGTGGAATTTCCCCAGCGCCATGCTCGGGCGCAAGCTCGCACCGGCGCTCGCCGCCGGTTGTGCGGTGGTGTGCAAACCGGCCAACAACACCCCGCTGTCGGCATTCGCGATCGCGGCGCTGGCCGAGCGCGCCGGTTTCCCGCCCGGCGTGATCAACATGGTGTGCGGACGCACCCGCGAGATCGGCGACGAGATGTGCGCCAACCCGGCGGTGCGCAAGCTCACCTTTACCGGCTCGACGCCGGTGGGCAAGGAACTGATGGCAAAATGCGCCGCCACGGTGAAGCGCACCTCGATGGAACTCGGCGGCAACGCCCCGTTCATCGTGTTCGACGATGCGGATCTCGATGCCGCGGTCACCGGCGCCATCGCCTCCAAGTATCGCAACGCCGGCCAGACCTGTGTCTGTGCCAACCGCATGCTGGTGCAGGACGGCGTGTACGAGGCTTTCACCGGCAAGCTTGCCGAGGCAATCAAGCAGTTCCGGCTCGGCGACGGCAGCGAGGACGGCATCAACATGGGCCCGCTGATCGACGAAGGCGCGGCCAACGACGTGCTGGCCTTCGTGGAAGACGCGGTTGCCAAGGGCGCAAAAGTGCTGGCTGGCGGCGGCCGCGGGGCACTCGGCGGCAGTTTCGTCGAGCCGACCATCCTCACCGATGTGAACCAGGACATGCGCGTGTTCCAGGAAGAGATCTTCGGCCCGGTCGCGCCGATCTTCCGCTTTGCTACCGAACAGGAAGCGATCGCGCTGGCCAACGACACGCCGTTCGGGCTGGCCTCGTATTTCTACGCGCGCGACATCGGGCGCATCTGGCGGGTCGCCGAAGGCCTCGAGTACGGCATCGTCGGCATCAACGAGGGCATCATCTCCACCGAGGTCGCACCGTTCGGCGGCATGAAGGAGTCGGGCTCGGGGCGCGAGGGATCGCACTACGGCATGGACGATTATCTCGAGATCAAGTACCTGTGCATGGGCGGTATCGACCAATGA
- a CDS encoding cytochrome-c peroxidase, whose translation MKRNMLFIAIATMSIGLAQIAPPVSAQEPIQPIKPARNIDLGLTELGKKLYFDPRLSKSGVISCNSCHNLSMGGTDNIPSSVGDQWQQGPINSPTVLNSSLNIAQFWDGRAADLQAQAGGPIANPKEMAFSHSLAVDVVASIPGYVREFRQVFGKDTITIDDVTQAIAEFEKTLVTPNSRFDQWLLGKKDALSTQELAGYKLFKDSGCIACHNGEGVGGNSFQKMGVVEPYKATTDAEGRSAVTGKDSDRFNFKVPTLRNVELSYPYFHDGAANTLTEAVDTMGRLQLGRRFTAPENASIVAFLKTLTGDQPQLILPILPPSTDQTLRPTPFPSRS comes from the coding sequence ATGAAACGCAACATGCTTTTTATCGCCATTGCGACGATGTCCATCGGTCTCGCCCAGATCGCCCCACCGGTTTCCGCGCAGGAGCCGATTCAGCCGATCAAGCCCGCACGCAACATCGACCTGGGGCTCACCGAGCTTGGCAAGAAGCTCTACTTCGATCCGCGTCTGTCGAAATCCGGCGTCATTTCCTGCAATTCCTGCCACAACCTGTCGATGGGCGGCACCGACAACATCCCCAGCTCGGTGGGCGACCAGTGGCAGCAGGGCCCGATCAATTCGCCAACGGTGCTGAATTCCAGTCTGAACATCGCGCAGTTCTGGGACGGCCGCGCGGCCGACCTGCAGGCGCAGGCCGGCGGGCCCATCGCCAACCCGAAGGAGATGGCGTTCTCCCACTCGCTGGCCGTGGATGTGGTGGCATCGATCCCGGGTTATGTGCGCGAGTTCAGGCAGGTCTTCGGCAAGGACACGATCACCATTGACGATGTGACCCAGGCCATCGCGGAGTTCGAGAAGACGCTGGTAACGCCAAACTCGCGTTTCGACCAGTGGCTGCTGGGCAAGAAAGATGCGCTGAGCACCCAGGAACTGGCAGGCTACAAGCTGTTCAAGGATAGCGGTTGCATCGCCTGCCATAACGGCGAAGGCGTGGGCGGCAACTCATTCCAGAAGATGGGTGTCGTGGAACCCTACAAGGCAACCACGGATGCCGAGGGGCGTTCGGCAGTGACCGGCAAGGATTCCGACCGCTTCAATTTCAAGGTGCCGACGCTGCGCAACGTCGAGCTGAGCTACCCGTACTTCCACGACGGCGCGGCCAACACACTGACCGAGGCAGTGGACACCATGGGGCGCCTGCAACTCGGTCGCAGGTTCACGGCGCCGGAAAACGCCAGCATCGTCGCATTTCTGAAGACACTGACCGGCGATCAGCCACAGCTCATCCTGCCGATCCTGCCACCCTCGACAGACCAGACGCTGCGGCCGACGCCATTTCCGTCAAGGAGTTGA
- a CDS encoding aminopeptidase P family protein, translating to MDTPQIRARLGAVRCAMHRAGIDALIVPRADEYLGEYLPPHNERLRWISGFSGSAGVVIVLADSAAIFVDGRYTVQVRQQVPADLFEFLHLVEEPHARWLGKRLGAGKRVGYDSRLHTLSWQRRTSEVLEECSVALVTLEENPIDRAWHDRPIPEIHPAVLLDQRFTGRASLDKRREIGALITGKGADAALIFAADSIAWLLNIRGSDVPHMPVVLGYALLAADGGMRFFTDIAKIPPGFEAHVGPGVEVLAQARYAQALASLGGQKILADPDTANAWCQLLLESSGARLIATPDPVLLPKACKNAAEIDGMRRAHIRDAVAECRFLAWLDAEVTAGRLHDEAMLCERLFEFRADDELFRDLSFDTISAAGGNAAMCHYRHSDTDPGRLSMNSVYLVDSGAQYLDGTTDITRTVAIGDPGAEIRRLATLVLKGHIALDQARFPKGTTGTQLDVLARQYLWQQGFDYDHGTGHGVGSFLSVHEGPQRIGKGWNATALAPGMVISNEPGYYKAGCYGIRHENLLLVTELEVPAGSDQPMYGFEALTLVPFDRRLSDRTLLDATEIAWLNRYHRRVATTIAPLLDGSDREWLLQATRALD from the coding sequence ATGGATACACCGCAGATCCGCGCGCGGCTCGGCGCCGTGCGCTGCGCAATGCACCGCGCTGGCATCGATGCGCTGATCGTGCCGCGTGCCGATGAATACCTCGGCGAATACCTTCCCCCACACAACGAGCGGCTGCGCTGGATCAGCGGTTTCAGTGGCTCGGCGGGCGTGGTGATCGTGCTCGCCGACAGCGCGGCGATCTTTGTCGACGGCCGTTACACGGTTCAGGTGCGTCAGCAGGTGCCGGCCGATCTGTTCGAGTTCCTGCACCTGGTCGAGGAGCCGCACGCGCGCTGGCTCGGCAAACGCCTCGGTGCCGGCAAACGGGTCGGCTACGATTCGCGCCTGCACACGCTGTCATGGCAACGCCGGACCAGCGAAGTGCTCGAGGAATGCTCCGTCGCACTGGTAACGCTGGAGGAGAACCCGATCGATCGTGCCTGGCACGACCGGCCTATACCCGAAATCCATCCTGCCGTACTGCTGGACCAGCGCTTCACGGGGCGTGCAAGCCTCGACAAGCGGCGTGAAATCGGGGCGCTGATCACGGGGAAAGGTGCCGACGCGGCATTGATCTTTGCCGCCGATTCGATTGCGTGGCTGCTGAACATCCGCGGCAGCGATGTGCCGCATATGCCGGTGGTGCTCGGTTATGCCCTGCTCGCGGCGGACGGCGGCATGCGGTTTTTCACCGATATCGCAAAAATTCCGCCGGGTTTTGAAGCGCATGTCGGGCCGGGTGTCGAAGTCCTCGCGCAAGCCCGATATGCGCAGGCTCTGGCATCGCTGGGTGGACAGAAAATCCTCGCCGATCCCGATACCGCCAATGCCTGGTGCCAGCTGCTGCTCGAGAGTTCGGGTGCCCGCCTGATTGCGACGCCCGATCCGGTGCTGCTGCCCAAGGCGTGCAAGAACGCCGCCGAGATCGACGGCATGCGCCGCGCCCATATCCGCGACGCGGTTGCCGAATGCCGCTTTCTCGCCTGGCTGGATGCCGAAGTCACTGCGGGGCGTCTACACGACGAGGCAATGCTATGCGAGCGCCTGTTCGAATTCCGCGCCGACGACGAGCTGTTCCGCGACCTGAGCTTCGATACCATCTCGGCCGCCGGCGGTAATGCCGCGATGTGCCATTACCGGCATTCGGATACCGATCCGGGGCGACTCTCGATGAACAGCGTCTACCTCGTCGACAGCGGCGCCCAGTATCTCGACGGTACCACCGATATCACGCGCACGGTCGCGATCGGCGACCCCGGCGCCGAGATCAGGCGTCTTGCAACATTGGTGCTGAAGGGGCATATCGCGCTCGACCAGGCGCGCTTCCCCAAGGGCACCACCGGCACCCAGCTCGATGTGCTGGCGCGCCAGTACCTGTGGCAGCAGGGCTTCGACTATGACCACGGCACCGGGCATGGCGTCGGCAGCTTCCTGAGCGTGCACGAGGGGCCGCAACGCATCGGCAAAGGCTGGAACGCGACCGCACTCGCCCCCGGCATGGTGATCAGCAATGAACCGGGTTATTACAAGGCCGGTTGCTATGGCATCCGCCACGAGAACCTGCTGCTGGTCACTGAACTCGAAGTACCCGCCGGCAGCGACCAGCCCATGTACGGCTTCGAGGCGCTCACCCTGGTGCCCTTCGATCGGCGCCTGAGCGACCGCACGCTGCTCGATGCCACCGAGATCGCATGGCTGAACCGCTATCACCGGCGCGTCGCGACGACCATCGCTCCGCTGCTCGACGGGAGCGACCGCGAGTGGCTGCTCCAGGCAACCCGCGCCCTGGATTGA
- a CDS encoding alpha/beta hydrolase has product MSEDDDQAARLDAEGNLHLGRRCIPLPSSVSAEARRMLAMPRLELGPRPAADATQEWRRHIETVNASSAPRVTQMLALCAGRARIETREIAGVVVHVATPVRPRPGRDSWLRIVVHGGALLYFGGAYARAEAGLLAMQSGCETWSVDYRVPPDHPFPAAIDDVVAVYGAALQQHDASRIALSGASAGGNIAAAAVLKARDQGLALPAALGLFTPQCDLTESGDSFFTNQDIDNALPGRLAEEIAQYANGADLRQPLMSPLFGDFGRGFPASFIQTGTRDLFLSNSVRMHRALRNADVAAELHVWEAMPHGGFGFDAPEMAEMRQEFDRFLSRHLAGKN; this is encoded by the coding sequence ATGAGCGAAGACGACGATCAGGCAGCGCGGCTCGATGCCGAGGGCAATCTGCACCTGGGGCGGCGCTGCATTCCACTGCCGTCCTCCGTCAGTGCCGAGGCGCGGCGCATGCTGGCAATGCCGCGCCTGGAACTGGGGCCGCGCCCGGCAGCGGATGCCACCCAGGAGTGGCGCCGGCATATCGAGACGGTCAACGCCTCGAGCGCGCCGCGCGTCACGCAGATGCTTGCGCTGTGCGCGGGGCGCGCGCGGATCGAGACGCGTGAGATTGCCGGCGTGGTGGTTCATGTCGCGACACCGGTCAGGCCGCGCCCCGGGCGTGACAGTTGGTTGCGCATCGTGGTGCACGGTGGCGCACTGCTCTACTTCGGCGGTGCGTACGCGCGTGCCGAAGCCGGGTTGCTGGCGATGCAGAGCGGCTGCGAGACCTGGTCGGTGGATTATCGCGTGCCGCCGGATCATCCCTTTCCGGCGGCCATCGATGATGTGGTCGCGGTCTATGGTGCGGCCCTGCAGCAGCATGACGCATCGCGGATCGCGCTGTCGGGCGCTTCCGCGGGCGGCAACATCGCGGCGGCCGCGGTGCTCAAGGCGCGCGATCAGGGGCTGGCGCTGCCGGCGGCACTCGGTCTGTTCACGCCGCAGTGCGATCTCACCGAGTCGGGTGACAGCTTTTTCACCAACCAGGACATCGACAATGCCCTGCCCGGGCGCCTGGCCGAGGAGATCGCGCAGTATGCGAATGGCGCGGATTTGCGTCAGCCGCTGATGTCGCCGCTGTTCGGCGATTTCGGCCGTGGCTTTCCCGCCAGTTTCATCCAGACCGGAACGCGCGACCTGTTCCTGTCGAACAGCGTGCGCATGCACCGCGCCCTGCGCAATGCGGATGTCGCCGCGGAACTGCATGTATGGGAAGCGATGCCGCACGGTGGCTTCGGCTTCGACGCGCCGGAAATGGCCGAGATGCGGCAGGAGTTCGACCGCTTTCTCAGCCGGCACTTGGCCGGCAAGAATTAA